A window of the Juglans microcarpa x Juglans regia isolate MS1-56 chromosome 5D, Jm3101_v1.0, whole genome shotgun sequence genome harbors these coding sequences:
- the LOC121266599 gene encoding ribulose bisphosphate carboxylase/oxygenase activase, chloroplastic-like isoform X2 produces MVSASVPAVGAINIAPLKLNGSGAGTSVPSSAFLGNNLKRVRSKITSKRISSGNFKVVAEYNEQKQTSKDRWGGLAFDSSDDQQDITRGKGMVDTLFQAPTGSGTHYAVMSSYDYISTGLRQYNLDNTMDGFYIAPAFMDKVVVHITKNFLNLPNIKVPLILGIWGGKGQGKSFQCELVFAKMGINPIMMSAGELESGNAGEPAKLIRQRYREAADIIRKGKMCCLFINDLDAGAGRLGGTTQYTVNNQMVNATLMNIADNPTNVQLPGMYNKEENPRVPIIVTGNDFSTLYAPLIRDGRMEKFYWAPTREDRIGVCSGIFRTDGVPKEDIVKLVDTFPGQSIDFFGALRARVYDDEVRKWISSVGVESVGKRLVNSKEGPPTFEQPKMSLEKLLEYGSKLVQEQENVKRVQLADKYLKEAALGDANEDAIKRGNFYGKAAQQVGLPVPEGCTDPSAANFDPTARSDDGSCLY; encoded by the exons ATGGTTTCTGCTTCGGTTCCAGCTGTAGGAGCTATTAACATAGCACCG TTGAAATTGAATGGCTCAGGAGCCGGAACTTCGGTTCCAAGTTCGGCATTCTTGGGCAACAACTTGAAGAGGGTGAGATCCAAGATCACCAGCAAGAGGATATCTTCTGGTAATTTCAAGGTCGTTGCGGAGTACAATGAACAGAAGCAGACCTCAAAGGACAGATGGGGAGGACTCGCCTTTGACAGCTCGGACGACCAGCAGGACATTACTAGAGGAAAAGGAATGGTGGATACTCTCTTCCAAGCTCCCACGGGTTCGGGGACACACTATGCTGTCATGAGCTCCTACGACTACATTAGTACAGGTCTTCGACA ATACAACCTTGATAACACCATGGATGGATTTTACATTGCTCCTGCATTTATGGACAAGGTTGTTGTTCACATCACCAAGAACTTCCTGAACTTGCCAAACATTAAG GTTCCTCTCATCTTGGGTATCTGGGGAGGCAAAGGTCAAGGAAAGTCATTTCAATGTGAGCTTGTCTTCGCCAAAATGGGAATCAA CCCCATCATGATGAGTGCTGGAGAATTAGAAAGTGGGAACGCTGGAGAGCCAGCAAAATTGATCAGGCAAAGATATCGTGAAGCGGCTGACATCATCAGGAAGGGAAAGATGTGCTGCCTGTTCATCAATGACTTGGATGCAGGAGCCGGTAGGCTTGGTGGAACAACACAATACACAGTGAACAATCAGATGGTGAATGCGACCCTCATGAACATTGCTGATAACCCAACCAATGTCCAGCTTCCTGGCATGTACAACAAGGAAGAAAATCCCCGGGTTCCTATCATAGTCACTGGCAATGACTTCTCCACATTATATGCTCCTCTCATCCGTGATGGTCGTATGGAAAAGTTCTACTGGGCGCCTACTCGAGAAGACCGCATCGGAGTCTGCTCCGGTATCTTCCGGACAGACGGTGTACCCAAGGAAGACATAGTGAAGCTCGTGGACACCTTCCCCGGACAGTCCATTG ACTTCTTTGGAGCCCTCAGGGCTAGAGTGTATGATGATGAAGTGAGGAAATGGATATCAAGTGTGGGGGTAGAAAGTGTTGGAAAACGGCTTGTGAACTCAAAGGAGGGACCCCCAACATTTGAGCAACCAAAAATGAGTCTCGAGAAGCTCCTTGAGTATGGAAGCAAGCTTGTCCAAGAGCAGGAAAATGTGAAGAGAGTCCAATTGGCTGACAAATATTTGAAGGAGGCAGCTCTCGGAGATGCAAATGAAGATGCCATCAAGCGTGGAAATTTCTATG GGAAAGCAGCACAACAGGTTGGCCTTCCTGTCCCAGAAGGTTGCACAGATCCATCTGCAGCAAACTTTGATCCTACAGCTAGGAGCGATGACGGATCCTGCCTGTATTAG
- the LOC121266599 gene encoding ribulose bisphosphate carboxylase/oxygenase activase, chloroplastic-like isoform X3, with translation MESGIYFELIGCKERSWLLQLKLNGSGAGTSVPSSAFLGNNLKRVRSKITSKRISSGNFKVVAEYNEQKQTSKDRWGGLAFDSSDDQQDITRGKGMVDTLFQAPTGSGTHYAVMSSYDYISTGLRQYNLDNTMDGFYIAPAFMDKVVVHITKNFLNLPNIKVPLILGIWGGKGQGKSFQCELVFAKMGINPIMMSAGELESGNAGEPAKLIRQRYREAADIIRKGKMCCLFINDLDAGAGRLGGTTQYTVNNQMVNATLMNIADNPTNVQLPGMYNKEENPRVPIIVTGNDFSTLYAPLIRDGRMEKFYWAPTREDRIGVCSGIFRTDGVPKEDIVKLVDTFPGQSIDFFGALRARVYDDEVRKWISSVGVESVGKRLVNSKEGPPTFEQPKMSLEKLLEYGSKLVQEQENVKRVQLADKYLKEAALGDANEDAIKRGNFYG, from the exons ATGGAATCAGGGATTTATTTTGAGTTGATTGGGTGTAAGGAAAGGTCATGGCTTTTGCAGTTGAAATTGAATGGCTCAGGAGCCGGAACTTCGGTTCCAAGTTCGGCATTCTTGGGCAACAACTTGAAGAGGGTGAGATCCAAGATCACCAGCAAGAGGATATCTTCTGGTAATTTCAAGGTCGTTGCGGAGTACAATGAACAGAAGCAGACCTCAAAGGACAGATGGGGAGGACTCGCCTTTGACAGCTCGGACGACCAGCAGGACATTACTAGAGGAAAAGGAATGGTGGATACTCTCTTCCAAGCTCCCACGGGTTCGGGGACACACTATGCTGTCATGAGCTCCTACGACTACATTAGTACAGGTCTTCGACA ATACAACCTTGATAACACCATGGATGGATTTTACATTGCTCCTGCATTTATGGACAAGGTTGTTGTTCACATCACCAAGAACTTCCTGAACTTGCCAAACATTAAG GTTCCTCTCATCTTGGGTATCTGGGGAGGCAAAGGTCAAGGAAAGTCATTTCAATGTGAGCTTGTCTTCGCCAAAATGGGAATCAA CCCCATCATGATGAGTGCTGGAGAATTAGAAAGTGGGAACGCTGGAGAGCCAGCAAAATTGATCAGGCAAAGATATCGTGAAGCGGCTGACATCATCAGGAAGGGAAAGATGTGCTGCCTGTTCATCAATGACTTGGATGCAGGAGCCGGTAGGCTTGGTGGAACAACACAATACACAGTGAACAATCAGATGGTGAATGCGACCCTCATGAACATTGCTGATAACCCAACCAATGTCCAGCTTCCTGGCATGTACAACAAGGAAGAAAATCCCCGGGTTCCTATCATAGTCACTGGCAATGACTTCTCCACATTATATGCTCCTCTCATCCGTGATGGTCGTATGGAAAAGTTCTACTGGGCGCCTACTCGAGAAGACCGCATCGGAGTCTGCTCCGGTATCTTCCGGACAGACGGTGTACCCAAGGAAGACATAGTGAAGCTCGTGGACACCTTCCCCGGACAGTCCATTG ACTTCTTTGGAGCCCTCAGGGCTAGAGTGTATGATGATGAAGTGAGGAAATGGATATCAAGTGTGGGGGTAGAAAGTGTTGGAAAACGGCTTGTGAACTCAAAGGAGGGACCCCCAACATTTGAGCAACCAAAAATGAGTCTCGAGAAGCTCCTTGAGTATGGAAGCAAGCTTGTCCAAGAGCAGGAAAATGTGAAGAGAGTCCAATTGGCTGACAAATATTTGAAGGAGGCAGCTCTCGGAGATGCAAATGAAGATGCCATCAAGCGTGGAAATTTCTATGGTTAG
- the LOC121266599 gene encoding ribulose bisphosphate carboxylase/oxygenase activase, chloroplastic-like isoform X1, with protein sequence MESGIYFELIGCKERSWLLQLKLNGSGAGTSVPSSAFLGNNLKRVRSKITSKRISSGNFKVVAEYNEQKQTSKDRWGGLAFDSSDDQQDITRGKGMVDTLFQAPTGSGTHYAVMSSYDYISTGLRQYNLDNTMDGFYIAPAFMDKVVVHITKNFLNLPNIKVPLILGIWGGKGQGKSFQCELVFAKMGINPIMMSAGELESGNAGEPAKLIRQRYREAADIIRKGKMCCLFINDLDAGAGRLGGTTQYTVNNQMVNATLMNIADNPTNVQLPGMYNKEENPRVPIIVTGNDFSTLYAPLIRDGRMEKFYWAPTREDRIGVCSGIFRTDGVPKEDIVKLVDTFPGQSIDFFGALRARVYDDEVRKWISSVGVESVGKRLVNSKEGPPTFEQPKMSLEKLLEYGSKLVQEQENVKRVQLADKYLKEAALGDANEDAIKRGNFYGKAAQQVGLPVPEGCTDPSAANFDPTARSDDGSCLY encoded by the exons ATGGAATCAGGGATTTATTTTGAGTTGATTGGGTGTAAGGAAAGGTCATGGCTTTTGCAGTTGAAATTGAATGGCTCAGGAGCCGGAACTTCGGTTCCAAGTTCGGCATTCTTGGGCAACAACTTGAAGAGGGTGAGATCCAAGATCACCAGCAAGAGGATATCTTCTGGTAATTTCAAGGTCGTTGCGGAGTACAATGAACAGAAGCAGACCTCAAAGGACAGATGGGGAGGACTCGCCTTTGACAGCTCGGACGACCAGCAGGACATTACTAGAGGAAAAGGAATGGTGGATACTCTCTTCCAAGCTCCCACGGGTTCGGGGACACACTATGCTGTCATGAGCTCCTACGACTACATTAGTACAGGTCTTCGACA ATACAACCTTGATAACACCATGGATGGATTTTACATTGCTCCTGCATTTATGGACAAGGTTGTTGTTCACATCACCAAGAACTTCCTGAACTTGCCAAACATTAAG GTTCCTCTCATCTTGGGTATCTGGGGAGGCAAAGGTCAAGGAAAGTCATTTCAATGTGAGCTTGTCTTCGCCAAAATGGGAATCAA CCCCATCATGATGAGTGCTGGAGAATTAGAAAGTGGGAACGCTGGAGAGCCAGCAAAATTGATCAGGCAAAGATATCGTGAAGCGGCTGACATCATCAGGAAGGGAAAGATGTGCTGCCTGTTCATCAATGACTTGGATGCAGGAGCCGGTAGGCTTGGTGGAACAACACAATACACAGTGAACAATCAGATGGTGAATGCGACCCTCATGAACATTGCTGATAACCCAACCAATGTCCAGCTTCCTGGCATGTACAACAAGGAAGAAAATCCCCGGGTTCCTATCATAGTCACTGGCAATGACTTCTCCACATTATATGCTCCTCTCATCCGTGATGGTCGTATGGAAAAGTTCTACTGGGCGCCTACTCGAGAAGACCGCATCGGAGTCTGCTCCGGTATCTTCCGGACAGACGGTGTACCCAAGGAAGACATAGTGAAGCTCGTGGACACCTTCCCCGGACAGTCCATTG ACTTCTTTGGAGCCCTCAGGGCTAGAGTGTATGATGATGAAGTGAGGAAATGGATATCAAGTGTGGGGGTAGAAAGTGTTGGAAAACGGCTTGTGAACTCAAAGGAGGGACCCCCAACATTTGAGCAACCAAAAATGAGTCTCGAGAAGCTCCTTGAGTATGGAAGCAAGCTTGTCCAAGAGCAGGAAAATGTGAAGAGAGTCCAATTGGCTGACAAATATTTGAAGGAGGCAGCTCTCGGAGATGCAAATGAAGATGCCATCAAGCGTGGAAATTTCTATG GGAAAGCAGCACAACAGGTTGGCCTTCCTGTCCCAGAAGGTTGCACAGATCCATCTGCAGCAAACTTTGATCCTACAGCTAGGAGCGATGACGGATCCTGCCTGTATTAG